From the Miscanthus floridulus cultivar M001 unplaced genomic scaffold, ASM1932011v1 fs_626_4_5, whole genome shotgun sequence genome, one window contains:
- the LOC136532466 gene encoding thioredoxin H-type-like yields the protein MAAAQGAVIACHTKDEFDAQMAKGKEAGKLVIIDFMSPSCPFCLEIAPVYAEWAKKFPSAVFLEVNVFELKEVADFYKIDGMPTFVFIKNGETLETIEGPEKDEILDAIKKYIGIPASASA from the exons atggCAGCCGCGCAGGGGGCCGTGATCGCGTGCCACACCAAGGATGAGTTCGACGCCCAGATGGCCAAGGGCAAGGAGGCCGGCAAGCTG GTGATCATCGACTTCATGTCCCCCTCGTGCCCTTTTTGCCTAGAGATTGCCCCGGTGTACGCGGAGTGGGCCAAGAAGTTCCCTAGCGCTGTCTTCCTCGAGGTTAATGTTTTCGAACTCAAG GAAGTTGCTGACTTCTACAAGATCGACGGGATGCCGACCTTCGTCTTCATCAAGAACGGCGAGACGCTGGAGACCATTGAAGGTCCCGAGAAGGATGAGATCCTGGACGCCATCAAGAAGTACATCGGCATTCCTGCCTCGGCGTCCGCCTAA